The following are encoded in a window of Thermus hydrothermalis genomic DNA:
- a CDS encoding ABC1 kinase family protein produces MRAVVSTMARYGLSQLLAGGLPRSEEGWRALGRRVKQAFQELGPTYIKLGQVLVTRQELFPDPFTDELKTLLDEVPPMAFPYIALVLEEELPEGLETFNWIDPQPLASASVAQVYRAELRDGRACAVKVVRPLVDLLFQTDIGVIKRIASRVQRLLPPPIAASLDLPGILEDYYSSAMSELDMRLEARNTEEGRRMAEEFATLAVPEVYLATQRVLVMEFVDGWNLKDFPVDFFTFEERLEIMLDLAHIYIKTFLEGLYHADPHGGNLMIHRHNRKCYIIDWGMMGRMDATHIEAIFRTLLHVRSGQAKDAAETIMEVYEPTAFTDRGRLRDQLRALGIHYVNTEQGSLRNWGDFLIRSIKIAFQNHCRIPSGLALWAKGWSAAEGTARWLCPEISFHHVVESADIRIIESWLKRRFNYRTNASFLAEGLEFLATLPRRVKEILENLAWNEFRLVLEGRLAHDQERLMSRLVNRLSLGMLASGLFLGGSILLAFGGDSSRDPFLVRFAGQLGLWGGLILSGYLAYKVVRQRI; encoded by the coding sequence ATGCGAGCTGTGGTAAGCACCATGGCCCGTTATGGATTGTCCCAGCTTCTTGCGGGAGGCCTACCGCGGTCTGAGGAAGGATGGCGGGCACTAGGGCGTCGGGTAAAGCAAGCGTTTCAGGAGCTTGGGCCCACGTACATCAAATTGGGTCAGGTGTTGGTTACCCGGCAGGAGCTCTTTCCCGACCCATTTACGGACGAGCTTAAAACTCTCCTAGACGAGGTTCCTCCCATGGCCTTTCCCTACATCGCTTTGGTTTTGGAGGAGGAACTTCCCGAGGGATTGGAAACGTTTAACTGGATTGATCCCCAACCCCTTGCGTCTGCTTCTGTGGCTCAAGTGTATCGGGCGGAGTTGCGGGATGGGCGTGCTTGTGCGGTTAAGGTGGTGCGCCCGTTGGTGGACCTGTTGTTCCAAACCGACATTGGCGTGATAAAGCGGATCGCGTCCCGGGTTCAACGACTTTTGCCTCCTCCCATTGCTGCTTCGTTGGATTTGCCCGGTATATTGGAGGACTATTATTCTAGCGCCATGTCAGAGCTAGACATGCGTCTTGAGGCGCGCAATACCGAAGAGGGGCGCCGGATGGCGGAAGAATTCGCCACCTTGGCTGTTCCAGAGGTGTACTTGGCAACCCAACGAGTGCTCGTAATGGAGTTTGTAGACGGTTGGAACCTAAAAGATTTTCCGGTAGATTTCTTTACTTTTGAAGAGCGTCTTGAGATCATGTTGGACCTAGCCCACATTTACATTAAAACCTTCCTTGAGGGCTTATATCACGCGGATCCCCATGGGGGGAACCTGATGATACACCGGCATAACCGCAAGTGCTACATCATTGATTGGGGAATGATGGGTCGCATGGACGCTACCCATATAGAGGCGATTTTTCGCACGTTGCTTCATGTGCGGTCGGGCCAAGCAAAGGACGCTGCCGAAACGATCATGGAGGTTTACGAACCCACAGCCTTTACGGATCGGGGGAGGCTGCGGGATCAGCTTCGGGCTCTGGGCATCCATTACGTCAACACGGAGCAGGGTAGCCTGCGAAATTGGGGCGATTTTCTTATACGGTCTATAAAAATCGCCTTCCAAAATCATTGCCGCATCCCCTCGGGTCTTGCCTTGTGGGCAAAAGGATGGTCCGCGGCAGAAGGTACAGCGCGTTGGCTTTGCCCGGAGATTAGCTTCCATCATGTAGTGGAGTCTGCGGACATACGGATTATAGAGAGCTGGCTTAAGCGCCGGTTCAATTATCGCACCAATGCGAGCTTTTTGGCAGAAGGGTTGGAGTTTTTAGCCACGCTTCCCCGAAGGGTTAAGGAGATTTTGGAAAACTTAGCCTGGAATGAGTTTAGATTGGTTCTTGAAGGGAGGCTGGCCCACGATCAAGAGCGTCTGATGTCCCGGTTGGTTAACCGGCTCTCGTTGGGTATGTTAGCGAGCGGGCTCTTTCTCGGGGGATCCATTCTCCTGGCGTTTGGTGGGGATTCCTCCCGCGACCCCTTCCTTGTGCGGTTTGCGGGGCAGTTGGGGCTTTGGGGTGGCCTGATCCTTTCAGGGTACCTGGCGTATAAGGTTGTGCGGCAGCGCATTTAG